The sequence below is a genomic window from Natronorubrum halophilum.
TTGATCGTCCCGCTCGGGACCCACGGCGTGTTGGTCGCGGGGACCGAAGACGACGACGGCTTCGACGAGACAATGACGGAGTTGCTGCATATTTTGGCGGCGAACACCGAAGCAGCGCTGGATCGCGCGGAACGCGAGCAACTGCTTCGGGAACACGATCGGACGTTGACCCGGCAAAACGAGGAGTTGACGCGACTCAATCACACCAACGAGATCGTTCGAGAGATCAACCACGGGGTCGCACAGGCCTCGACACGGACCGAGATCGAAACGCATGCCTGTGAGAGACTGGCCGACACGGAGCGGTACCGTTTCGCCTGGATCGCCTCGAGCGACGACACTCCACCCGAGCCGACGGCGTGGGCTGGCGTCGACGCGGCGTTTATCGATCGCGTTCGCGAGGACGGCGACCACGCTCCCGAAATCCGGTTGATCAGGGACACGCTCGAGGCCGAACAAGTCCAGGTCGTCCGGAACGTCCTCGAAGCCGACGGGTGGGACGGGCGTCGGAAGGAGGCGTTGACCTACGGCTACCAGACGATACTCGCGGTTCCCCTCGTCGACAGCGAGCGGCGCTATGGCGTGTTACTCGTCCACGTGGCCGGAGCTGACTCCATCGGTGACAGCGAGCGAGCGGTGCTCGGTGAACTCGGCGAGACGATCGGCCACGCGATCCGGTCGGTCGAACGTACGCGGGCGATGGTAACCGATAGCCGACTCGAACTCGAACTCGCGTGTCACGACTCGCGACTGCTGTTGAACCGGCTGGCCGAGCGGGCCGACGGACCGGTCGCTATCGAGGGGATAATCGACCGAGATGACGAAGTCGGCGTGTTCGTCAGCACCCCGCGGGAAACGGATCTCACGTCGCTGGATCAGTGGGCGTCGGTCGAAACACTCTCGGCCGTATCGGAGGGCGACGACGAAATTCTGTTCGAACTGACGGTTACCTCGTCGCCGTTCCTGGACGTTTTGCGGACCTACGATGTCCAATTGCGGAGGGCAACGGGCGAAGACGGGACGACGACGCTCGTTCTCGAGGTCCCCCAGCAGGTCGAACCCCGATCGCTGGTCGAGGCGATCAGAGAGCGATACCCCGAGACGGAACTGGAAGCGCGACGCGAGACGACCAGCACACGGACGGCCCGGCAACTCGATACGCATCTCGAGGACCGACTCACGGCCAAGCAGTTCGAAGCACTACAGGTAGCCCACTACAGTGGGTTCTTCGAGTGGCCGCGCGAGAGTACCGGAGAGGACCTCGCGGACGCCCTCGAGATATCGCCGCCGACCTATCACTACCACCTGCGAGCAGCGGAACGAAAGCTCGTCGCGTTGGCGTTCGACGGGGAGTCTGAGTAGAGCGGAAGCGAGTCGAACAACGGCCACACGATGAGGAGGTGTGGTTACCACATCCCTGTTCAGTAATCGACGATCCGCGATCGTTATCGCCGCCCGATTCTCCGATCGATCCACGGACGAAAACTAACTCTCCCCTGGAGTCATCGACGTATCGACACAGGAAGGGGGCGAGGCAGTTCGATCCCGTTCGGACCTCGCGCTCTGACGACGGAGCGACTTACCGTCTACGACGATGGTTCAGCGGTCTCCGGAGGATTACTAATTGATTAGATTAGAATGTAGGCAACTACTAATCAGTTAGTGACCATAGTTAACTCGCGCCAGTTCGTACGGGTAAGTGGCGATCTGTGATACTCTGTCGCCACCCCCAATCCCCCCACCCCCACTTTTCGTCGGCATTGTGTATCGAGCACCAGCAACCGTAGCCGGAAAACCGTCTTCAACTGGCTCGAGGGGACCGACGCAAGTCGATAGTGCCGGAACAGAACGAACGGCAGTCGCCTGGTTCAGTAACCGAGTACGGACACGGTCACCGTGAATCGACCGATTCCTCCCACTCGATCCACTCGTGTTCCCATCCCCGACGGGATTCGGAACGGCGCAGTGCGTGCTCCATGTCCTCGCGGTCCGTTCGGTTGCGTTCGACGGCGCCCGCCTGTTCGCCCTCGACCAACAACGGCTCGAACGACACGGCCCCAAACCGGGTTCGGTCGCCGTCATCCGAAACCGCCTCGAGTCGTTGGCGTTGGGTTCCGCGAGGAAAGACCAGTCGACCGCCGGTCGCTAGTTGCTCGAGTAGCGCCCGCGGCGGATCGACGGCGGCAGCCTCGAGCAGGATCCGGTCGAACGGCGCGTACTCGGGGAGGCCCGTTGCCCCGTCGCGACGGTCGACGAATACGCCGTCGTAGCCCGCTCGGGCGAGATTCTGGCGCGCTTCGAGAACGAGCGGCCGGGAGATATCGACGGCGTGGACGTTCGTTTCACCGACGAGTTCGGCCGCGACGGCGGCCGTGTAGCCGACACCAGCGCCGACGATCAGCACCTCGTCGTCGTCCTTGAGGGCGAGGGCCTGAAGCAATCGGGCGACGGTGCTCGGCGCGAGCACGCGAGTCCCGAGGGCGTCGTGCTCGCGGTCGGCGTAGGCCGAGCGTTCGTCTTCGAAGAACTCGTGGCGAGGGACGTCACGCATCGCAACGGCAACGCCCTCGTCGTGGAGGACGTCCCTGGCGGTAGACTCGAGGCCGTCGACCATGTCCTCTCGCAATACCGCGGGGTCCATACTCGAGATATCGCACCGGTTGTTATCAATGACGCGCTTGCGCGGCCCGGCGTCACTGCGGGCGATTATCCGCCTCGCATTTCGACGAACCGAACCCCGCCGTGCTCGGTTCGGTCGAGGTTCCCATCCTCGCGTTTCGTCGCCTCGACGAGGGTCTGGAATCCGGTCCCGATCGGTGCAAGAAGCTGTCCGCCGGAGCGGACCTGCTCGACGACGGGGCTGGGAAAGGTCGCGGCCGCACACGTGAAGTAGACGGCGTCGTAGGGAGCGTGTTCGGCCCAGCCCTCGCGGCCGTCGCTGGCTCGGACCGACACGCCGTCGTAGCCGACCGAGGCGAGTCGCTTCCGGGCATCCTCGGCGAGGTCATCGCTGTATTCGACGCTGTAAACGTTCTCCTCGCCGACGAGTTCGGCGGTGACTGCGGCGTGATAGCCACAGCCGGTACCGATCTCGAGGACGCTTTCGCCGGGTTCGGGGTCGAGCACGTCGGTCATGATCGCGACCATGTGGGGAGCGCTGATCGTCTGGCCGTCTCCGATCGGCAGGGGCCGGTCCTCGTAGGCCCGGTCTCGGCGAACGGGCGGGACGAAGACGTGGCGGGGGACCGACTCGAGGGCCTCGAGGACCCGATCGTCGTCGACGCGCGGTGCGACGGTCCGGACCATCCGCTCGCGTTCGGCCTCGTAGCTATCGGACATGAGTGGCGAAAGGTAGCGTCTCGGCGGCAATAGCCTGTGGGCAGCGAATGCCGGGCGGTGGATCGGCGTTCGAACAGACGATCGGTCCCGGCGTAGCGAGCGGTCGGCGCTACCAGGCCGACCACGCGGTGCTCTGTTCGTCGTAGGCGTAGACCCGTTTGACGTCCTTCGCGAGGACCGTGTCGCCGCCTTCTTCGTAGCGATCCCGGTGATAGCCAGAGGCGTCCTTGCGCACGACGAAGGCGTCGATTTCGAACTCGTCGTCGCCGAACTCCTCGGTCGTCCCGACCTCGAACTCGTAGTCGCCGGGCACGTGGACCGTAATACTCCGACTGTCGTTTCTCGAGCCGTCCTGGGGGTGAACGGTGACGTTGACGGCGACGTTGTCGACCTCGCGCGTCCAGACGGTTTCGATGTCGTCGACGACGGCCGCCTCTCTGCGCTTTTGTCCGTCGAGTTCGAGGCTCGTGACGCGGACCGTCGACAGAACCTCGTCGGTCTCGAGAATGAACTCGTCGCCGGTCTCGATGGTCTCGCCTTCGGGAGTCGTAACGTTCGCGGTGAAAGACTCTCCTTCCTGGGAGACGACGACGTCGAGCGTTACCTCGCGCTCTTGTTCGGGCTGAATCTTGTGAACGTGGCCGCAGTCGCTACAGCGGACTGTCACGGTGCCGCCGCCTTCCGTCACCGTCAACACTTCGTGGACCGTCTCGAGGTCCGGCGAACAGGACGGACACGGCGTGGGAACGCGGTCCGGAATATCGGTCATAACACGCTGTAAACGGTACGTGCCTAAAAGGCGATTGAACTTGGAATCGGGCCGACACCGCGTTACACTCCGCTATCGTTCGCCCGGCGCAGACGCCGCTCGACGTCCGACTACGCGTCGGGAAGGTCGATCGGGTTGCCGTCGGCGTAGACGGTCGGTTCCCGCAAAATTCCGTCGAGGTGGATCGGCGCTTCCGTCTCGCCGCCGATTCCCGCATTGTCCCCGATCGCGATGTGAACGGTTCCGGCAGCCTTCTCGTCGAGGAGGACGGAGCCGACGAGTTCGGTGACGGCCACGTTCGTTCCGATTCCCAGTTCCGCGAGGTTGTACGCCGCGTCGCCGACGTCTTCGGCTGCGCCCTCGACCGTCTCGCGAATCTCGTCGTCCGAAATGTGCGTGACGAAGCCGTCTTCGACCTCGAACGTCAGCGTTTGCCCGTCCTCGAGCAGCCCGTGGGGACGCATCGTTCCATCGACGACGAAGGTGCCGGTTGCGGTTTCGGGACTGACGAACACCTCTCCGGCAGGAAGGTTCGACATCTGCCCGGGCTCGTGAACGATCCCGGTGTCCGAGAGCCACTCCCGGTCGCCGATCCCGAACGTGATGTCGGTGCCGGCGGGGGTCGTTACGCGGATTTCGTCAGCGCCGGCAACCTGCGTACGGACGTCCTCGCAGTGGGCCGCGATCGAGTCGTAGTCGGCGTCCAGCCCAGTCGTAAAGACGGCCTCCGTGATCCCCGGAAGCGTCGCGACGCGGGCTCCCGCCTCGTTGGCCTCGGTGCGAGCGCGGGTGTGGCTCAGGCTCTTGGTCGTCGGCGCGAGGACGACGTCCGCACCGGCCATCGCTGCGGCGACGGGAGCGGGTGGCTCGCTGCCGTGGGTCTCGCCCGGCGGATACCGGACGATAGCTGCGTCGTCGGTGATATCGCGGGCGACTTCGTACAGCGCCTCGCCGATCGGTTCGCGCTTGTCGTCCGTAATGATCGCACAGGATTCGTCGCTCTCGAGGGCCAGACACTGGCGAATAGCCGTCTCGGAAGCAGCGTGAAGTTCGGACATACGTGATCTGTACGCGAGCGGCCCGAAAGTTGTTCCCTTATCGTGCAACGAGTGGTGGACCGCTGCTCATCGACGCGACAGCACCGATCCTCCGCAGTTACCGGCTGTACGTCCCCGCGTCGGATACCGGCTGTGCCTCGAGCCCCGTCGAAAGTGACTCGAGTTCGAGCGGCGTTCCGAAGACGTAGACCGTATCACCGGCCTCCAGTGGGACCTTCTCCGCCGGCAGCGAGAGCACCGCAGTGCCGCGATCGATCGCGAGGACGGTTCCGGGAACCCAGCCGACGAACTCGCTCTCGAGCGGCCCGCCGTCCTCGACCGTGATCGCCACGACCGTCTCGTCAGCGAATCGGATCGCGGAAACGAGCGCGTTGGCGTCGCTACGCGTCTCCGGACGCGTCGTAAGCTGGTATCGTTCGCCGCGCTCGAACGCGTCCGCGTCCTCCGCATCGACGATCAGCGTTGTCACTGGGCCGGCACTCGCTCGCAGCCGCCCCGTCGCAACGAGTCGATTCGAGTCGCCGCACGTCCAGACATCGACCGGATCGCCAGCGCTCGCCGTCGGCAGAGGGGGACCCGAAATCGCGACCGCGGCGCGGTTCGGCCCCAGCGAGGGACTGATACCGGTTCGCCGGTCGCCGACTGTGATAGTCGAGACGGTACCATCCTCAGTGAGTTCGACGCGGACGTACCCGAGACCGTAATCGGATTCGATCCGAGCCGTCACTCTCGATCGGCGTTCCGCAATCGACAGCCCGCTCGGAAGCCGGAGTTCTTTGCCCGCCAGCTCCCGTTTGACGGAGTCGTCGACGGGCGGGTAGCCTTCGGCGTCGTCGACCGACGGCGGAAGCGTGACGGTGATGGCGAGGCCGGCCGAACGAACGAGATCCGCGATCTGCCCGCCCGCATCGAGTTTCGCGATCTCGTACGCGCCACACGCGAGGCGATCGCCGAGACGGTGACCGCCGCTCGCAGCGACGGTGCCGGCGAACAGGACCCCGAGGAAGAACGTCCCGGACGTGTAGTGGATCAACGGCGAGTCGGCGATGACCTCGCCGTGGCGAATCGCCTCCGCGGAGAGCCACCCCGTCGGCAGCGCGAGACCGACGAGGGCGGCCGGTCCGATCGGGAGTTCGCGAACGGTCAGTGCTCGATAGGCGAACGCGACCGCCAGCGCTCCGATGCCCGCCAATAATCCGTACCCGAGAATACCGAGCAGCGCCGTTCGTGTCCACTCGAGCGTCGCGTTGCCACCGACCTCCGCGCCGTTTTGCAGCGGTTGTACCGCGCCGATCGTCTCGAGTGCGACTGCGGTCGTCATCTCAGTGACTCCCCTCGAGCACCGGCGGTTCCCGTTCGTCCGGTTCGGGTCCGATCCCCCCTGCGTCGGGACCGAGGAGGAACGCCTCGGTGCCGATCGGAAGCGCGTCCCGCTCCGGCTCGAACCGCCACTCGTGCTCGGACGTCAGGTCGTCGGCGCTCAGATCCGCCTTCCGGATCGCGAAGACGTCGATCTCGCCCTCGTCCGCGGAAACAGCGTCCAGCACCGCTTCGGTCACCGTCACCCGCCGAATCGACGTGCCATCTCGCTCGAGCAGCGAAATCGCAGCGAGTTCGGGGTGACTCCGCGCGGCTTGACGACGATCCGTGCTCGATCGGTCTCGAGAAGGGGTTCCGCCTCGGTTGTTGGGACGGCGAGGGTAACGCATCCATCGCCGCCGCTCGTCGCGGCATCGATCGGGAGCGAACCGCCCCTTTCTTCGGATCGATCGTCGCCCCAAGTGCTGTCTGGCGCGCTCGAGTCGATATCAACGTGACCGCCATCGGCGACCGCGTCGACGGTCTCATCGAGCACCGTTCCGGGGACCGTCTCCGAGCCGGTGGCGACGAGAATGTCGTCACCCGGTGCCAGTCCCGTGGGGAGGAGCGCCCGGATCGAGACGGCGCGCCATCCTTCGGGCACCTGTTTCGCGATACCGTTCGCCGGCGGCGCTGCGGTGATCGTCGCTCGTCCCCGCCCGTCGATAGCGACGGATACCGCCTCGAGGTCGTGGGTCATCCGTAGTTTGTCCTCGAGACGCGTCTCGAGCGCCGACACTGGGAGATCCACGGGGAGTCGCCACGCGCCGTCCTCGAGTGTGGCTCGGAGTTCCGGACCGAGCGGCGGATATCCCTCGAGCTCCCGAACCGCGCCGCTCGAACGGACCGTGACCTGTCCGACTGCGTCGACCGCGTCGATCGCGTCCGCCGCAAGTGGTTGCGTTCGTTCGACCGAGCCAGCGGCGGTACGCGGCAGGTCGGCAGCAAGTCGGCTTCCCCGACTCGTCGCGTACACGCCGAGAAGGAAATTGAGCCCCGCGCCGAGGAACAGCCCGGACTGGACCGTGCTCAGGTCGACGGCGGCCGCGGCGTACAAGCCGGTGCCGGTGATCGCGAGGGTTGCCGCACCTCCCGCGGCCGGCGGGATCGTCTCGTTGCCGACGTAACGGGTTGCGAAGCCGATACAACCGACGACTGCCGCGGAGACAGTGCCGAACACGAGGGCGAGCGACACACCAGTGAGAATCTCGACGGGCGTCACGAGCGGTGGAATCATCGCCACCTCGCGCGATGCTCTCGAAACCGCTGTTCGCCCGCTCTCGAGTTCGTTACCGTCATTTCTTCCCGGGTGTTACTATCCAAACCAAACCGAGTCCCGTTTTCGGGGTATAGCTGATTCGTCCTTCCGTCGTTCATAGCTGACTGTAAGTGTCGAAGTGGAATCGTCTCGCTCGCGTCGGTATCGGTCCCGAAGACGTAGTGTGTCCCGAGATTCTCGTGTAGTGTTGGACGGAGATTCGAGCGTCAATTTCGATCCTGGACGACGATGATTTCCGAGTTCGGCTGCTCGTCGATATAGCTGCTATCCGACGGCGGTACCACATCGATTTCGAGCGTCCCCTTGTCCTGATCGGCACGAAGCCCGTGTTCAGAGACGTCTTCGAACTTCGCTTCGTACTCTTCCGAGGAGTCAGCGGTATTCTGGTCTAACGTGCCTTCGAGTTGAGCGGATCCCGACGAGATGAGAACGGTCGCGTCGTCCACGTAGTTGCCGTTCTCGTCGATGACTTCGATCGTGATGTCTTCTTCTTCCCCGTTCTCTACGACCTGTCCCTTGGTTATTTCAACATCCACTTCGGTGTCGCCAACGGAACCGATCGTCCCGAGCATATTCAGCATCAACGCCAGCGCGGCCACACCGACGACCAGTGCGATCACGAGTCGGATCGGCAGGCCTTCGATCGCACGGTCGTCCCGAGCGAACGACGACCGCGAACGGAGCGGCCTGGCGGACCGATCCGACCGATCGGAACGGTCCGGTAGCAAACTGTTCGGAAGCATACCCCCGCTTGGATCCGCCTTCCAACTTAAACGTTAGACTGAGCGTTCAAATCGAAAGGCGCGGCGAGTATCCGGTATGAGTTTCGTACTCGGTCGCGGTGACGACCTCGAGAGCGGCCCCGTCGGGCGGCTCGGTGCGTATCGGGCTCGAGACGGAAGCGAGGGAGCACCACTTCACATCGATTTCGACGGCCCGCACGCGATGTTGATCGTGGGCAAGCGCGGCTACGGGAAGTCCTACACGATGGGCGTGCTGGCGGAGGGCCTCGCTCGAGCGGCCGGCGTCGCACCGGTGATAATCGACCCGATGGGCGTGTTCGACACGCTCGCGACGTCGACCCCCGGTGAAGGCGTCCCGGCAACGATCGTCGACAATCCGGCCGTCGCACCGACGTCGCTCGATCCCCGATCGTGGTGTGCGCTGCTCGGCCTCTCACCGGAGAGCGGCGCGGGAGGGGTCCTCTGGCAGGCTTCACAGGAGGAATCGACGCTCGAGGGGATGGCGGCCCACGTCGAGTCCGCCGACGCCCCGACCGCCGACAGACGGGCGGCGGTCAACCACCTTCGGCTCGCCGACGCGTGGGCGGTCTTCGACGCGGACGGCATCGACGCCGCCGGACTCGGCGGTTCCGAAGCGACGGTCATCGACGTCTCCGGGCTCGAACCCGCGCCGATGAACGCCGTCTGTCGCGGCGTTGGTGAAGCGCTGTATCGCGCACGCGTCACCGAGGCGATCGATCGGCTCCCATGGCTGTTGATAGACGAGGCCCACACGTTCTTCGAGGGCGTCGCCGAACCGGCGCTGCGAACGATTCTGACGCGGGGTCGCGCGCCCGGCGTGAGCCTCGTCTCGGCGACGCAACGCCCGAGCGCCGTCCCGGATGTGGGGATCTCCCAGTCCGATATTTTGCTCTCCCATCGGTTGACGTCCCGAGCGGACCTCGACGCGCTCCGGGCCGCCCAGCCGACGTACATGAACGCCTCGCTGACGGATTCGGATCGGCTTCCGGAGTCGACCGGCGAGGTCGTCATCGTCGACGACGCGACGGAGACAGTCCATTCGGCGCAGATTCGTTCGCGAGATACGCCACACGGCGGTGACAGTCCCCGGGCGAGCGACGTCGTCGCGGACGACTGACGACCGACGCCACCGGTTTCGGCGACTCGAGCGCTCCCGATCGGGCCGATGTTTAAGTACGATGAGTCGGCCAAGAGCGACATGAGCGATATCGAGCGGCTCGACCGGCGGCTATCCGCGGTCGAGCGTGCGGTCGTCGACGGCGACGCCGAGATCGACCGACTCGCGAATCTTGCTGCACTCGCGGAGGACCTCGAGCGCCTCGATTCCCGAGTCGGGAACCACGAACGACGGCTCGCGAAGCTGAACGGAGCGGTCGGTTCGATCGGCGGTTTCGTCGGGAACGTCGAGTCGATCAACGAGGACGTCGAGCGACGAGCCGATGCGGCCATCGCCGACGTCGATCGACTCGAGTACCGGATCGACGAACTCGAGCGAGCGCTCACGGATCGAGGGAGTCGCGACGGCGGACGAGACCGCGACGACGTCAACGGTGACCGAGCGAGAACGACCCCCCGTGCACCGAACGAAGCGGGTGTCGACGGTCGGATCGCCGGATCGGGCCGCGCGTTCGGAGCCACCGCGAGCGGCGCGGATTCGACGGCTCCCGTGACGACGGAACCCACGGCCGACGACGCCCCGTTCGGAGCGCCCGGTGATGCGGAAACAACCGCCGAGACGCTCCTCGAGACGCCGGAAAACAGGGGAGAAACGAACAACAACGGATCGAGCGAGACGTCGATCCGTGGGGACGACGAGTCGAGTACCCTGTTCGCGTCGCTTCGCGCCAGACTCCCGTGATCCGATACGTGCTCGCAGTGGTGTTGACGATCGCACTCCTCGCGATTTCTATCCCCGCCATCGACGCGGCAGCGACGATGAACAGCGAGCGGCAGGTCGACGCGAGTCTGGCGGCGATCGACAACAAGGCGACCTCGCTGATCGAAACCGAGGAGGTGACGCCCGACGGTCACCCCGATCCCCGACGCGTCGTCGAGATGACGCTTCCGCGGGACACGCTGACGACCGCTGAGGTCGACCGCTTCGAACTGGTCCCGTACGAGAGCGGAGGTTACACGCACGCCAGGTACGTTCTCGAGGACGGCACCACTCGAGAGGCGGTTCTCGACGAGCGGATCGTCTGGAACGATCCCGAGGGGAACGAGACGACCGAA
It includes:
- a CDS encoding ATP-binding protein, whose amino-acid sequence is MSFVLGRGDDLESGPVGRLGAYRARDGSEGAPLHIDFDGPHAMLIVGKRGYGKSYTMGVLAEGLARAAGVAPVIIDPMGVFDTLATSTPGEGVPATIVDNPAVAPTSLDPRSWCALLGLSPESGAGGVLWQASQEESTLEGMAAHVESADAPTADRRAAVNHLRLADAWAVFDADGIDAAGLGGSEATVIDVSGLEPAPMNAVCRGVGEALYRARVTEAIDRLPWLLIDEAHTFFEGVAEPALRTILTRGRAPGVSLVSATQRPSAVPDVGISQSDILLSHRLTSRADLDALRAAQPTYMNASLTDSDRLPESTGEVVIVDDATETVHSAQIRSRDTPHGGDSPRASDVVADD
- a CDS encoding protein-L-isoaspartate O-methyltransferase family protein encodes the protein MDPAVLREDMVDGLESTARDVLHDEGVAVAMRDVPRHEFFEDERSAYADREHDALGTRVLAPSTVARLLQALALKDDDEVLIVGAGVGYTAAVAAELVGETNVHAVDISRPLVLEARQNLARAGYDGVFVDRRDGATGLPEYAPFDRILLEAAAVDPPRALLEQLATGGRLVFPRGTQRQRLEAVSDDGDRTRFGAVSFEPLLVEGEQAGAVERNRTDREDMEHALRRSESRRGWEHEWIEWEESVDSR
- a CDS encoding aminopeptidase, which codes for MSELHAASETAIRQCLALESDESCAIITDDKREPIGEALYEVARDITDDAAIVRYPPGETHGSEPPAPVAAAMAGADVVLAPTTKSLSHTRARTEANEAGARVATLPGITEAVFTTGLDADYDSIAAHCEDVRTQVAGADEIRVTTPAGTDITFGIGDREWLSDTGIVHEPGQMSNLPAGEVFVSPETATGTFVVDGTMRPHGLLEDGQTLTFEVEDGFVTHISDDEIRETVEGAAEDVGDAAYNLAELGIGTNVAVTELVGSVLLDEKAAGTVHIAIGDNAGIGGETEAPIHLDGILREPTVYADGNPIDLPDA
- a CDS encoding protein-L-isoaspartate(D-aspartate) O-methyltransferase, producing MSDSYEAERERMVRTVAPRVDDDRVLEALESVPRHVFVPPVRRDRAYEDRPLPIGDGQTISAPHMVAIMTDVLDPEPGESVLEIGTGCGYHAAVTAELVGEENVYSVEYSDDLAEDARKRLASVGYDGVSVRASDGREGWAEHAPYDAVYFTCAAATFPSPVVEQVRSGGQLLAPIGTGFQTLVEATKREDGNLDRTEHGGVRFVEMRGG
- a CDS encoding bacterio-opsin activator domain-containing protein is translated as MTNPITVLIVDNEPGFADLVGEMLERQRDSIVAESATNAETALEAIEARSIDCVVSDYEMPKITGLELLERVRESDPDLPFILFTGRGSEEIASEAIAAGVTQYLQKESGKEQYALLANQITNAVAQYRTETELRESERRYERTLATLHETTRDLMRAGTKRDIYQSAVDTAGEILDVSVAVAYAFKPTEGTLEHAASTRESQELVDPKLSFEHGEGHIWDVFSEGESAYYEDVTRDPENAKTVSRNELIVPLGTHGVLVAGTEDDDGFDETMTELLHILAANTEAALDRAEREQLLREHDRTLTRQNEELTRLNHTNEIVREINHGVAQASTRTEIETHACERLADTERYRFAWIASSDDTPPEPTAWAGVDAAFIDRVREDGDHAPEIRLIRDTLEAEQVQVVRNVLEADGWDGRRKEALTYGYQTILAVPLVDSERRYGVLLVHVAGADSIGDSERAVLGELGETIGHAIRSVERTRAMVTDSRLELELACHDSRLLLNRLAERADGPVAIEGIIDRDDEVGVFVSTPRETDLTSLDQWASVETLSAVSEGDDEILFELTVTSSPFLDVLRTYDVQLRRATGEDGTTTLVLEVPQQVEPRSLVEAIRERYPETELEARRETTSTRTARQLDTHLEDRLTAKQFEALQVAHYSGFFEWPRESTGEDLADALEISPPTYHYHLRAAERKLVALAFDGESE
- a CDS encoding DUF7311 family protein translates to MIRYVLAVVLTIALLAISIPAIDAAATMNSERQVDASLAAIDNKATSLIETEEVTPDGHPDPRRVVEMTLPRDTLTTAEVDRFELVPYESGGYTHARYVLEDGTTREAVLDERIVWNDPEGNETTELGGAGEHRLALVLVADEDGTSVIVARRV
- a CDS encoding DUF7382 domain-containing protein, with protein sequence MLPNSLLPDRSDRSDRSARPLRSRSSFARDDRAIEGLPIRLVIALVVGVAALALMLNMLGTIGSVGDTEVDVEITKGQVVENGEEEDITIEVIDENGNYVDDATVLISSGSAQLEGTLDQNTADSSEEYEAKFEDVSEHGLRADQDKGTLEIDVVPPSDSSYIDEQPNSEIIVVQDRN
- a CDS encoding HVO_0476 family zinc finger protein codes for the protein MTDIPDRVPTPCPSCSPDLETVHEVLTVTEGGGTVTVRCSDCGHVHKIQPEQEREVTLDVVVSQEGESFTANVTTPEGETIETGDEFILETDEVLSTVRVTSLELDGQKRREAAVVDDIETVWTREVDNVAVNVTVHPQDGSRNDSRSITVHVPGDYEFEVGTTEEFGDDEFEIDAFVVRKDASGYHRDRYEEGGDTVLAKDVKRVYAYDEQSTAWSAW
- a CDS encoding DUF7310 family coiled-coil domain-containing protein, which encodes MSDIERLDRRLSAVERAVVDGDAEIDRLANLAALAEDLERLDSRVGNHERRLAKLNGAVGSIGGFVGNVESINEDVERRADAAIADVDRLEYRIDELERALTDRGSRDGGRDRDDVNGDRARTTPRAPNEAGVDGRIAGSGRAFGATASGADSTAPVTTEPTADDAPFGAPGDAETTAETLLETPENRGETNNNGSSETSIRGDDESSTLFASLRARLP